CCGTCGTGGCCGTGAAATCCAGCCTTCGCTCGTTTCCCTCGTCATGACCGGCTACGGGACGATTGCGTCGGCTGTGGAGGCGATCAAGGCCGGCGCCTTCCATTACATTACCAAACCGTTTGAGTTAGAAGATCTTTACTCGCTTGTGACCAAGGCGCTCGAACTTCGGTATCTAAGGCAGGAGAACAAGGCGTTGAGACAGGAATTGAAAAAAAAGTTTCTTCCGGAGAACATCATTGGGAAAAGCAAAAAAATGCAGGAGATCTTCACCCTTTTGCGGAGGGTTTCGGAGAGCGACAGCACGGTTCTGATCCTGGGTGAAAGTGGCACCGGAAAGGAGCTACTGGCCAAGGCGATTCATTACAGTTCCCGACGGTCCGACCGTCCGCTGGTGACGATCAATTGTGCCGCTATCCCTGAGACGCTTCTTGAGAGCGAACTGTTTGGTCACGTCAAGGGGGCTTTTACAGGGGCGATCCAGACCCATCAGGGGCGTTTTGAGGAGGCGAACGGGGGGACGGTTTTTTTGGATGAAATTGGGGACATGAGTCCGCGACTTCAGGTGAAGGTTTTGCGTGTTCTCCAGGATCACCGTTTTGAACCGGTTGGCTCCAACAAGACTCGTGAGGTCGATGTCCGGATTATTACCGCTACGAACAGGGACCTTGTTCAAGCGGTCAAGGAGGGGACCTTTCGGGAGGATCTTTTTTATCGATTGAATGTTATTCCGATAACCCTGCCTCCCTTAAGGGAGCGGAAGAGTGATATCCCGCTGTTGATTCATCATTTTTTAAACAAGATTAATGGAGAGAACAAAAAGAATATTGCTGGTTTTGAGTCGGAGGCAATGGACTGCCTGATGGAGTATGCCTGGCCTGGTAATGTTCGCGAATTGGAGAATCTGGTTGAACGACTGACGATCCTGAAGGGGGAGGGATGGATCAGGGTAGTCGATCTTCTCCCCCATCTCAGGAGTGAAAAAAGGCCGGAAGAGATGTTCCACTCCCTCTGTTTGCCGGAGGGCGGTGTTTCGATTCGTGCCTTAATGGATGACTTTGAAACTTTGCTTATCCGCAAGGCGTTGGACAAGTGCGGTGGGAACAAGAACAAGGCGGCCGCTCTTCTGCAAATGAACCGGACAACACTTGTTGAGAAGATCAAGCGGTATGAACTCATACTTTCGGGAGAAGGGCTTAAGGAGGGCTGAGCATGGAGGAGAGAGGGGAAATTCTTCTGGTGGACGATGAGGAGTCTCTGATTCATGCCTTCGAGAAGCTGGCTCGTCGCAACCAGTTTCGCTTAAGTGTCGCAAGGAACGGTCTTGATGCGCTTGAAAAGCTTGCAAGCAATACGGTCAGTGTGGTCCTGCTGGATCTCAACTCGTCCGGTCTCGACGGGTTGCAGATCCTTGATTATATCAAAAAGAACCATTTGTCGACGGAGGTGATCATGATGACCGGCCGTGGCTCCATTGAGACGGCCGTCTCCTCTCTAAAGAGCGGCGCCTATGATTACCTCCTGAAACCGTTTGATGATCTGGATCATGTGGTGAACACACTGATCAAGGCCCAGGAAAAGGCAGAACTGGTGCGGCGCCTAAAGACATTTGAAACAGCCGAATCTTCGGAAAATGGATTTGATACACTGGTCGGCCAAAGTCAGAAGATGAAAGATGTTTTTGACCTGGTGGTGAGTGTTGCTCCCAGCGAGTCAACTGTCCTGATTATGGGTGAGAGCGGAACCGGGAAGGAACTGGTGGCCCGATCAATTCACAAGAGAAGCTTCCGAAAAGAACGCCCTTTTATTGTAGTCAACTGTGCCGCCCTTCCGGAAACGCTTTTGGAGAGTGAACTTTTTGGCCATGCGAAGGGATCTTTTACAGGAGCGGTTGCCGACACAAAGGGACTTTTTGAAGAAGCAGATCATGGGACTCTTTTTCTTGATGAAATCGGCGAGATCCCTCCCTCGATGCAGGTCAAGCTGCTCCGTGTCCTCCAGGATGGTGAAATCCGGCGGGTTGGAGGATCGGAGGTCAAGCACGTTGACGTGAGAATCCTTTCGGCAACGAACAAGGATCTTTACCAGAAGGTGAAGCAGGGGAGTTTTCGGGAGGATCTCTTTTACCGATTGAATGTGATTACCCTCTATCTTCCGTCCCTCCGGGACAAGAAAGAAGATATCCCTCTGATGGCCTACCACTTTATGAAGAAGTATGTCGCTAAAATGGGCAAGAAGGTCGGTCAGATCTCTCTGGATGCGATGCAGGCGTTGCAGGCTTATGACTGGCCTGGGAACGTTCGGGAACTGGAGAATGTCATTGAACGGGCGGTTGTACTGACGGAGGGAGACGGCATTTCGGCGAGGGATCTGCCTTCCAAGCTTCTCGGAGAGGTTTTTTATGCGCCGGATCCAAAGCACAATGGGGAGGAGGACATTTTACGGCTTCCCTACCACAAGGCCAAGGAGAGGACGATCCATCTTTTTAACCGCTCCTACGTCTCCCAGTTGCTGCGTTATGCGGAGGGAAATATTTCTATTGCATCGGTCCAGGCCGGCATGGATCGGAGCAACTTTAAAAAAATTATCAAGAAGTGTGAGGTTAGTGTTAGGGAATTCAAAAGAGGAAGGGAGAAGCGATGACGGGAAAAGTCCTTTTAATTGGGTTTCTTGAGAAGCCGGACAAGAAGGTAGGCAGCTTTTTGTCCAAGGAAGGATGGGAACTTGTAGAGGAGACACCGGTAGCGATTCTTGGTACAAAACCGGTTCCCTCCGTGGACGTGGCCCTTCTTTCGTTTGGAAACGAAGAGGTGGATGGGGCGACACAGGCGATTCAAAAACTCCGGTCGGGTGCCCAGGAGATTCCTGTTGTTTGTCTGACGCGCCTCTCTCATGTGGATCAGGCCGTCATGATCATGAAGAGCGGTGCCTTTGATTGTCTTCAGACGCCGGTTGATATGGGAAAGCTCAGTACCGTTCTCAAGAACGCAGCCCAAACGGCCCGCCTCAAGAAAAAGGTGCTTCTTCTCGAGAGCCAGGTCGGATGGGAAGGAAAGTTTGATGATATGGTCGGCGTTTCTCCGCAGATCCGCGAGATTTTCCAGATGGTCCATACCGTTGCAAAAAGTAATGCGACTGCCTTGATCCTCGGAGAGAGCGGAACCGGGAAAGAGTTGGTGGCACGGGCGATTCATCGCCACTCGGAACGGTCCAAAAACAAATTTATTGATATCAACTGTGCGGCGATCCCCAGAGAGCTCCTGGAAAACGAGCTTTTTGGGCACGAACGGGGGGCCTTCACGGGGGCGGACCGTCTTTATGTCGGGAGTTGTGAACGGGCTCATGGTGGAACCCTCTTTCTGGATGAGGTGAGTGAAATGGACCCATCACTTCAGGTCAAGTTGCTGCGTGTCCTTCAGGAGAGGAGTTTTGTCCGGATTGGCGGAAACCAGAATATTCAGGTCGATATCCGGGTGATTGCTGCGACCAACAAAAACCTGAAGTCCGAGGTGGAAAAGGGGGCGTTTCGGGAGGATCTTTATTATCGGCTCAATGTCGTCCCGATCATCCTCCCCCCCTTGCGGGCGCGACGTGAAGACATACCGGTTTTGGCGCAATTTTTCCTTGAGAAGTACGCCAAGGAGAACAGAAAATCATTTAAGGGTTTTACCCCTGAGGCGATGGAGTGCTTCGTTAATTATGACTGGCCCGGGAATGTGCGGGAGCTCGAGAATAATATTGAGCGCATTGTCGTATTGCATGATGAGCCGAGGGTGAAACCGGCCCATCTGCCCCGCTTTATATTGAGTGTGGAGAAAAAGGGGGGGCAGGAGCTTGGTGCCTGGGATGCCAATGGGTATCAAAAAATTCTCCCCCTCCATCTGGTGGAACAGTACGCAATTGAGTCTGCGATTGAACGTTGTCGCGGAGATCTGCTTGCTGCCGCACGCAAACTGGGGATTGGTCAGGCGACGATGTATCGAAAAGTGAAACGATACGGTATCAAAATGGCGAGCTAGTGTAATATCCCATAAATTCCTTTACGCTTCGTTGCCCACTCGTTCGTGATCCTCACGTACATTCAAGTACGCTCCGGTCGCTCGTTTGTGGGTACGAGGCCTATTATCCAATTTTTGACACATTAAAATTCACCCTTAAACTTCCAGGATATGGTTTTCTTGCATTTCTACTCTATCTTTGGTTCCTGGGCCGGCAGATCCGTGGCCGTTCTTCCTCACACAAGACGCTTCTTACATTTGCAACCTATCATCAGAAAAGAGATAGTTCGTCATAAAAGATCACGTTCCTATTATGCCTACACGGAGCTACAGCGTGATCCTGGGGGGCAAGGGATCAGGAGCCCTGTAGAAGCGGAGATACGAATTAGCCGAGCTGAATACGACTCTATCCAGCCCCACCAGAGCCGAATAATCCTTGTTACCAAGCCAGGTTGGTTGGGACAGGAGTGGTTGGTCTCTTATAGAATAGAGTGAGATTTTACCAACAACTCATTGTGACGGGACCCGAACAAGGGGTCAGTGATCACTTTTAATCCATTTGCGCCCGTCCGAAATGGGTCTCTCCAAACGCCTTCTGGGGAAGGGTTGGGAAGGGATAAATGGATTGATCGGTTTGAGATTGTTGATTCTTCCCACCGTCAGCTGTTTTGGTGGACGGCCGGTATTTCTACCCTGGCCTTTTCTGCTGCTGTTCTACGCCTGGGTCATGTCCCTTCTCGTTTTTACTATGGAGTGACGTACCGAGTTCCAAAAGGTCGATTGGGACAACCGATGAGGCTTCTTGATTCAGATTGGATCTTAAAGGTTGAGCAGGTAGAGCCAGGCCTTTGCAGCATTACCTCTGCGGTTCCAGCAAACAAACGACAACCGTTTGTAGAACTTAAACAGGTTCAGGCAGGTAAATTGGGGACGGAAGAGGTTGTTGGCAAGGTAGGGTCAGCCAGAATTTGGCTGGCGGATGATCGGGGTGTCATGTTTTCCATCCTGGATGCCCATCTGGATCAGCCTGTTTATACTTATATCGCCCCGGGAAGCGCCGCACACCGCCTCTTGATGGACAACAGGCACCTCTGGGAGGGACAGGGGGCAGCGATTAAAAACATGAGTGTTGTCCATCTGGCCGCAAACGTTTTCGCGTCTCATCAGGAGAGATTGTTTGAGGCCGCAGCGAAGGGAGGGACATTGACACTCCCTGTCTATAAAACCCAGGGGCCGTGGGGACATCCTCTAACACATATTTTTCGATGGCGTTATGGACAGGGGAGGTCTGTCTATTTCATTCAGGAATTGGGGGAAGACCAAAAACTCTATACAACAACGCTGATCCCCGATGAGATTTACCTGACTCGTCCTGAGGAGAAGTGGCTTAAACTGACCTATGCACAAATAACCTCCGATTCAAAGTTTCCCTGGAATGCCTCCCTGTTGGTGCATGAGGAGTCAACCTTGGGAAAGGCGTTGCTTGCGTTACAGGCCCGGTGGGTTCATGAAGAGAAGGGTGTTTACTACCTTTCTCCGAGTGTCTTCGGGGAGGCGGTAAAGGTTTTTGAGGCACAGTCTTCCGAAGTGATTCAATTTTATCGTAAGGCCGCCTTGGATAAGATCGGGCAACTTTCCTTAGATCCTCTAGCAAAAAATGCCAGCACGGAGGAGATGATTCGCTGGGCCCTGTTTGATGTAAAACCGCCCCGCAGAAGAGCGTGAAGAAAACAGATTCCCTTTCTCCAGGAAGTTATGAAAATTTTGTTTCTCAGCTTGCCGATCGGGAATACTTCGGCCAAAAACTGGGGTTAGAGCGCATTCAAAGGCTCCTTGATCAGCTTGGAAACCCGGAGAAGAGATTTCCCTCTATTCATATCGCCGGTACCAACGGCAAAGGTTCCACCGCGGCGATGATCGCCACCATCCTTAAAGAAGCCGGATATCGGGTCGGCCTTTATACCTCGCCGCATCTGATCGATTTTTGTGAGAGGATCCGCATTCTCTCTCCTTCCATAACTCACCCCCAGCCCCTCTCTTACATTAAGAGAGGGGAGAGCAATCCCCCCATACAACCTGGTCAAGTCCTCCACTACGCCCGTCTTATCAAGGAAGCGGAAGAGGAGCCGCTTACCTTTTTTGAACTTGCGACGGCGATCGGGTTTTTGCATTTCGCGACTGAGGGCGGGTATCCACCGGAGGAGGGTAAGGAACCTGTTGATATCGCCGTTATCGAGGTCGGGATGGGGGGACGACTCGATGCAACGAACGTTATTACACCACTTGTCTCGGTGATCACAACGATTGGATTGGATCACACCCAATATCTTGGGGATTCGATTGAAAAGATTGCCTTTGAGAAGGCCGGGATCATCAAGCCGGGGGTGCCGGTGGTGGTTGGGGATTTGCCGGAGGGGGCCGCAGAGGTGCTGCGAACAATAATATCCCCCCACCGAGATCCCCACGGTCATCAAGAGGCCCCCCTTGGTTTAAGGGGGGCGAAGATTATCCCGGCGCTGTTTGAGGGGGGATACAAGATTGGTCTTTCAGGCTCCCACCAACAACAAAACGCCGCTGTGGCCATGGCGGTTATTGCTGAATTAAGGAGACAAGGCTGGTCCATCTCCGATGCCGCCGTTTCCGAAGGGCTTGCCAACATCGACTGGCCGGGCCGTCTTCAAACGATTCAGGAAGAGCCATGGATCTTGATCGATGGAGCCCACAATCGGGAGGCGATGGAGACCGTCCGGCGGTATCTCGAGCAGAGCCTTCAAGGGCGACGACTAAAAGTCTTATTTACCGCGATGGCCGATAAAGATATTTCAGGAATGTTGGGCGAGATAGGGTCGGTCGCTTCGGAGATCGTTGTGACCGAACTCCCCATGAAGAGGGCCGCCAGCTCCGATGAGCTTTTACGTTTGGTAAAAGAGAATGGCATGGAAGGTCAGTTCATAAGTCCCCCCGAAAAAGCTTTCCAATTGATGAGGGAATCCCTTAAAGAGGATGAGGTGTTGCTGGCAACGGGCTCCTTTTATCTGGTGGGAGAGCTTCTCCGATGCTTGTTAGATCCTTAAGTCTTATCGTCTGTCTCTTTTCATTCTCCCTTTCAGCGGATGATGGGCGTTTGATCATCGAAAAGATGGTTCAGAGGATACGTGGCCACGCCAATATCGCGGAATACGAGATGACGATTCAGCGTCCCTCCTGGACACGCACAATCCGCCTCAAGGCGTGGGATGATCGTGCTCACAGCCGCGTTTTTGTGCGTCTCCTGGAGCCTCCGAAGGATGCGGGGATCTCTTTCTTGAGGCTTGATTACAATCTCTGGAACTATCTCCCGAAGGTGGAAAAGGTTATGAAGATTCCGCCCTCGATGATGCTCCAACCCTGGATGGGGAGTGATTTTTCGAACGATGATCTTGTTAAGGAGTCAAGTTACATCGATGATTATGAGCATCAGGTGGTGGGTCACGAGATGAAGGAGGGGGAGAAGGTCTTTAAAATCGAGCTCATTCCAAAACTGCATGCGCCGGTCGTCTGGGGAAAGGTCGTTTTCTGGGTCCGTGAAAAAGATGATCTGCCGATGGAGCAGCATTTTTTAGATGAGAGGGGAAGGCTGATCAAGGTCTTGACCTTTAAGGATTTCAAAATCATGGATGGTATTCTTCACCCCCTCCTCTGGGAGATGGAAAATAAGCAGAAAGAGGGACAGAAGACGATGATTCGGCTCGTAAATGTTGACTTTGACCCTTTGCCTCCGATTCCCACGTCGGTGTTTACGGAACAGAATTTGCGACGCTAACCTACGTTCTCCTTTCTCAACTCCTGCCAGGCATAATAACCATCAAGATTGAGGATCGGCAGGAGATTTATTAAACAGAGGAGATAGGAACCGGCTGTGAAGAGCCACAGAACCAATTGGGACTCCGATCCTTCGAACAGGAATAAGAGGCAAGAGGAGAGTCCTCCCAGGATGAGATGGGTGTACGGGCCGGCGAGTGAGACAACAATCCTCTGCCACCGACTTGCGAGCCACATGTCGGAGGTATCCACGAAAAGGATCGGGCTGATCCAGTTCCAACCGACTCCTATTCCGAGAATCCGTCGACCAAATGCCTTCGTCGTAAAGGCGTGCCCTCCTTCATGAATGGGGCCGGACAGTAGAAGAAGCACGATGAGAGGTAGAGTGATGCCTGGAATTTCATCGAGATTCATTTGGGACCATTTCAGGGGGAGGTCTTTAAGAAAGAGTAGAAGACCCGATAGGGTGAGGAGGCCGATCAGTAACTGCCCACTCCTGGAGAAGAGGGGACGGATGAACCGGTAGAGACGGGAGATGAGGGGATCAACATTTCGGAGCATGAGTCTCCATTCAAACAGATGTTGCAGTCCTTGTAAAATCCTTTGGCCCCACGAGGGGATCAGAAGGAACGATGCCCTTGTCGTGCGACTCTTGGCAAATCCTGAGGCGACCAGCCCTGAGATAGTCTCTGCAATTGAATGTGGCGCAAAAAGTCCGAACTCTTTCAAGTAAAGAAGGGTTAGATCTTTCAGATTTTTATGGCCGTCGAGATTTTGCCAAATAAATATCCCTTGGGAGGAGAGTCGGAAGTAGGTCCCATCGCCTCTATTGGCAAGGATCGTCATCACGGTTCCATCTTCCGAAGTTGTTGTTTGTTCCTCAATGCCGGTGGTTCGAATCGGTCGATCGCGAAGACTCAAGATTTCAAACATTCCGAGGCGAAGTTCGCGACTCTCGCCGACCACCTTCATGAAATCCTCCCGTTTTAATTCCAGGAGTTCGGTTTCCCCTAACGCACGAACGGTCGCATTTCGGGTAGATTCTGTGAGAAGGGCGGTCTCTCCAAAGAGGGCACCTGCTTCCAGGATAGCCAGTTGCCTTTTCCGCCCATTGTCTTTCTGAATCACTTCAACCCGACCGGTTTTGACAAGAAAACAGGAGCTGGCCACTTCCCCCTCACGAATAATCGTGTCGCCTTGTTTGATGGAAAGGCAATGGATCTTTTGAGCCAGAAGGTGCAGGCGGTCGACTTTAAGGGAGCCAAAAGGGGTGGCCCTCTTCAAGAAATCGATGACAAGGAGCTGCTCTGTCTTTACATTCCCTTGCTGATTTGTGATTTTAATTCCTCGTCAGGTCGGTTCCAGTCGATCTTTCGGAGTGTCGTCAATTCCTCGCTATTTAGCTTGACGCCTGATTTCTGGATCGTCCCTTCAGGATCTTTGCGGAATTCCACCCTGAATTTCTGGTCGTTCATCCACTTGTCGATCAGTTTGCCGATATCTTGGTAGCTCATGGGTTCTGTTCTCCTTTTTGAAAAGTGAGACGTTACCTATATAGGAAACAAGCCTCTCTTGATAGCTTTTTTTTGGGTGGGCCGCCGCGAGACTTTTTTTCGCCCGTTCACAATAGAGCTCAATTAAGAAGGCTGTGAGACGGCCGATCCCCTTGGCAAAGAGAAGGGACCTGGCCTTTTCAAGAGGTCCGAACAAAACCCTCTTTTCGGCCTCGGAACATCTTTGAAGGCAAAGGGCGATCGGGAGTGTCCTCGTACCGTTCCTCAAGTCCCGACTGATGGGGGCCTGAAACAGGTCATAGAAGTCGGTGGCGAGTTGGGTCGCGGTTCCGAGATTTCGTCCCATCTCTTCATAGGAACTGATTTGGTCTTCTGCTCCTCCGGCCAGTAATGCGGCGATTGAGGCGAGGGTCGCGATACCACTGCTCTTGGCCCTCACGGAATCTTCGACCTCTTGTGTCTGGACATTTGTTTTCCCCGTCATTGCGAGTTCCCTTTGCTGCCCGGTGGCGGCCTCCAACAGTCCCTTTGCAAATCGGAGCTGGATCTTTATGCGGAGCTCTTCGGTCGTCTTGAGCTCTGCGATCAAAATCTGGGGGAGTGCTGAGAGAAAGAGTGAGGAGCCGAGTTGGAGTTCTGGCGTTCTGTGGTTCGGCCAGTGAGCTATCGCATCCCCATCGGCGATGTCATCGATAATATCCATTCCCAGGAAGAGGAACTTCCCCAGTGCGGTCAGCGGAAGCGCCTCCTCTTCACGTCCGGCGATTCCGCCATAGACGAGGAGGGGAATATCGACATACGGAGAGTTTTCCCCTGTCGGGAACTGATCGAGAAGCGAATGCAGAAGAGAGCGCTGATCCTGGGAGGAGATAGAGATATCGATGAATGATCGTGCCGGATCACTCTCGTCTTGGAGAGGCAGGGGAGCAAAAGCGACTCGTGACATAAAGTGGGGGGTATGCTACCAGAAAAAGGGTCAAAGAAAAGGATTTTTCCATGGAAAATCAGATCCTACTCGAGGCGGTTGAGAAAGTTTATCGGACCAATGGCCTGCCGGTTAAGGCGCTCACGAATGTCTCTTTGACGTTTGCCTCCGGTGAGTTTGCTGTCCTGGCCGGACCTTCGGGCTCAGGAAAATCGACCCTTTTGAATCTCATCGGGGCGCTTGATCGTCCAACGTCAGGCGGCGTCAAAGTGGCCGGGAGAGATCTTTTACAGATGAATCTCCGGCAGCTCTCGGAATTTCGGCTTCGAAAGATTGGATTTGTCTTTCAGTCCTACAATCTGATTCCTGTCTTAACGGCGATTGAGAATGTTGAATACATCCTGCTCCTTCAGGGAATCGATCCAAAGGAGAGACGTGAGAGGGCCATGGCCCTCCTGGAACGGGTCGGTCTTCTAGACCAGGTTGGCAAGCGACCGGGTGAAATGAGTGGGGGGCAGCAACAGCGAGTTGCCGTGGCCCGGGCGCTTGTGAGTCGCCCCGAGTTGATTTTGGCCGATGAGCCAACGGCGAATCTCGACTCACAGACAGGGGCAACGTTGATTGATCTCTTTCGAGAGTTGAACGAGCAATTTCAAACAACCTTCCTCTTTGCCTCACACGATCCGATGGTCATTGAGCGGGCCCGGCGTGTGGTCCGGCTTAAAGATGGTCGGATTGAGTCATGAGGCTTCTTTTGAAATTGGCGTTTCGAAACATCTTCCGTCATAAGAAGCGTTCTCTCATTACGATGACGGCGATTGCCGTTGGTTTGGGGGCCCTTATTTTTATGAGGAGCTTTATGCATGGGGCCCATCTCCAGATGGTTCGTAATGTCACGCGAACACTGACCAGTGATGCCCAAATTGTTCCTAAGGCGCTTGAAAATTTTTACAATACGAATGGGGCGATCGAAGATCCCGAGCCGATCCGTCGTATTCTCCGTTCGGACCCCCGAATCCTGGCATTTTCTGAAAGGATTATCGGCGGAGGGATGATTGCCTCTGAGAAAAAATCGATGGCGACGTTTATCATCGGTTTTGATCCGGCGCAGGAGGAAAAAATAGGTACCCGCCGGGAGGTTGTTTCTGGTCGGGCCCTGACGGAAGCGGACGAACAAGGTCTCATTTTGGGCGAAAAGATGCGTCAGATTCTGGGAGCCCAAATCGGAGAGTCGATTGTGCTGACGGCGCAAGACTTCTATGGATCCCTCACGGGCGAGAGATTTACCGTTCTGGGGACCTTTCAGACAGGAAATGATCAGGTGGACAACAGTATGGTGATCCTCTTGAAGCAATCCGCCCAAAGACTCCTTTCTTTTGAGCAACGCGTTTCGAAATTCGCCCTCCGGATAGATCCCCGTTATTTAACCGATGATGTTGTGCACGATTTGAGGGGCAAGATTGTAGATCCAAATCTCAAGGTGGTGACCTGGCAGAATCTGATTCCGATGATCGCGCAGATGATCCAGTTTCAGGACGGGATGAGCTTTATCATTATGGCGATTGTTCTGTCCGTTGTCGCCACCGGGATTCTCAATACACTGATGATGTCTATTATGGAGAGAATTCGTGAGTTTGGTCTCATGATTGCTCTGGGAACAAAGCCGTCACAGATTATTCTTCTCATTCTTCTTGAGTCCTTTTTCTTGAGTATCTTTGGTGCCCTCGGTGGGCTTTTTCTGGGATCCGGACTTATCTTTTACTTCGGCCATATCGGGATTGACCTGACACGGTTTGTTTCCGCCTTGTCCAATCTCATGATTGGATCACAGGTCTTCCCCCACTTTGACCTGCGCTATTCTCTGATTTTCCTGCTCGTTGTCCTTGTCAGTAATCTCCTTGTTTCCCTCTATCCGGCCTGGAGGGCCGGGAAGTTAGCGCCCTTGGAGGCGATGAGACAGGTATGACCTCTATTCTAATGCTGGCCTACAGAAATATTCTCCGGCACAAAAAGAGGTCATTCATCATTGTTGCTGCCATTGCGATCGGTCTTGGGGCGATTCTCTTCTTGCGTGGTTTTGCCTCCGGGGCTCAGAGGCAGATGATTGATAACATCGTTTCGGTCATTACAAGCGAAATCTCAATTGTTCATAAATCGATGGAAAACATCTATAACACCAATGGAACGATAAAAGATCCCGAATCGGTTCGGCGTCTCCTCCGTGAAGACCCGCGTGTTGCCGGTTTTGCCGAGGAGGTCTTTGGTTCCGGTATCATTTCGTCTCCGCAGGCCTCCATCATGACCTTTGTATCGGGGGTTGATCCGGGGCAGGAAACGGCGATTGGAAGTCGTTTCCCGATCGTTTCAGGGCGGCTTTATGCCTCGGAGGAGGAGCACAGTGTTGTTATAGGTGAAAAGATGCGGAAGATTCTTGGGGTTGAGTTGGGTGAGAAGGTTGTCGTAACGGTTCAAGATCTGGGCGGAACGCTGACGGGTGAGTCGTTTACGCTCGTGGGGACGCTCGAGATTGGCAATGATCAGCTTGACAGTGGAACCGTTGTTCTTTCTTTGGGGGCAGGAAAGAGACTGCTCGGAATGGGAGATCGACTTTCCAAATTTGCCGTGAAGGCTCACGATCGGCATGAGATTCCGGCGCTTGTGAAAAGTTTGAAAGAGAGGCTTACCGGCACCGATCTCATTGTGATGACGTGGGACGAACTGATTCCGATGCTCTCACAGATGATGCGATTTCAGGATGGAATGATTTTCATTCTCCTTTTAATTGTTCTTTCCGTCGTAACGGCTGGTGTTCTGAATACGCTCCTCATGTCGATTATTGAGAGAACAAGGGAATTTGGACTCATGTTGGCACTAGGGGTAAAACCGTTTCAGGTTGTTTTGCTACTGATTGTCGAAACGCTCCTTTTAAGTCTTATGGGGGTTGTCGTCGGGATTTCGCTCGGTACGCTGGCGATCCTCTATTTTGGTCATGTTGGCATTGATCTGACCCGGTTTTTGTCGACATTCTCCAATCTCCTGGTTGGTTCCCACGTTTATCCGCGTGTTGACTGGAGCTATGTTGGGATTTTTGTGATGGTTGTGTTGGTTGCCAATATTTTTATCGCCTTTTACCCGGCTTGGAGGGCCTCAAGGCTCCAGCCTGTCGTAGCGATGAGGCAGGTGTAATTTTGGAGAGATTCCTCCGACACTTTCCCCTGCTGGTGCTGTTATTTTATTTTAGTACACCTGCTCTTGCCCTCTCTCTGGTTGAAAGAAGCAAGATCTCACTTGATCTCGGCGGCTACTACAAAAACCTCTTTTTTACCTCCAAACGCCAGGCAACGGGGGATTTCTATCTTGCCGACTTAAACCGGTTTCGGCTCGAGTGGGATGCCCATTTTCTGGAAAAATTTTCAGCCAATGTGGTCTGGGATCAGGAACTCATCGGGGGTAATTATATTGCTACGGAGGAGTTTGCGACACGGCAGGCCAATAGAAATATCGCCACTCCTGATCTGGAGTACCAACTTCATAGGAGCAACCATCTTTTTTATGGGCAGAATTTTTACCGCGCCTATTTGCAATATAAGTCTTCTTGGATGACGGTGACGGTCGGCCGTCAGCGGGTTGATTGGGGGGTGATGCGGATCA
This portion of the Deltaproteobacteria bacterium genome encodes:
- a CDS encoding ABC transporter permease, with product MTSILMLAYRNILRHKKRSFIIVAAIAIGLGAILFLRGFASGAQRQMIDNIVSVITSEISIVHKSMENIYNTNGTIKDPESVRRLLREDPRVAGFAEEVFGSGIISSPQASIMTFVSGVDPGQETAIGSRFPIVSGRLYASEEEHSVVIGEKMRKILGVELGEKVVVTVQDLGGTLTGESFTLVGTLEIGNDQLDSGTVVLSLGAGKRLLGMGDRLSKFAVKAHDRHEIPALVKSLKERLTGTDLIVMTWDELIPMLSQMMRFQDGMIFILLLIVLSVVTAGVLNTLLMSIIERTREFGLMLALGVKPFQVVLLLIVETLLLSLMGVVVGISLGTLAILYFGHVGIDLTRFLSTFSNLLVGSHVYPRVDWSYVGIFVMVVLVANIFIAFYPAWRASRLQPVVAMRQV